A window of Ananas comosus cultivar F153 linkage group 4, ASM154086v1, whole genome shotgun sequence contains these coding sequences:
- the LOC109709671 gene encoding uncharacterized protein LOC109709671 produces the protein MAALQHVSSAPLARALRSTRAAAAAAAAAPLRSSQADPPRFLLGLSEPDLRNLALQFGHQSYRGKQLHDLIYKTKAREIQDFSHLPQAFRDALCGAGWRVGRSPVHRAVTAADGTVKILLKLEDNRLVETVGIPVENDDGSFRLTACVSSQVGCPLRCSFCATGKGGFSRNLRPHEIVEQVLAIEDIFKHRVTNVVFMGMGEPMLNLKSVLEAHRCLNKDVQIGQRMITISTVGVPNTIKMLASHKLQSTLAVSLHAPNQKLRETIVPSAKAYPLDALMHDCKEYFLETGRRVSFEYTLLAGINDKKEHAVELAGMLHQYGRSYHVNLIPFNPIEGSEYRRPYKKVVLAFVEALESRKITVSVRQTRGLDANAACGQLRNEFQKKPLLEPSSSAEPQALPV, from the exons ATGGCGGCGCTGCAGCACGTGAGCTCGGCGCCGCTCGCACGTGCGCTCCGCTCgacccgcgccgccgccgccgccgccgccgccgcgccgcttcGCTCGTCGCAAGCCGACCCCCCGCGCTTCCTCCTCGGCTTGTCCGAGCCCGACCTCCGTAACCTCGCCCTCCAATTCGGACAC CAAAGCTATAGGGGGAAGCAACTCCACGACCTCATCTACAAGACCAAGGCTAGAGAAATCCAAGATTTTAGTCACC TGCCTCAGGCGTTTCGGGACGCGCTTTGCGGCGCCGGTTGGAGAGTGGGGAGGTCGCCGGTTCACCGCGCCGTGACCGCCGCGGACGGCACTGTTAAA ATACTTTTGAAGCTGGAGGATAACAGGTTGGTTGAAACAGTGGGAATTCCCGTCGAGAACGATGATGGTTCATTTCGACTCACCGCTTGTGTGTCGTCGCAG GTTGGATGTCCCTTGCGCTGTTCGTTTTGTGCCACGGGAAAAGGAGGGTTCTCGAGGAACCTCCGGCCGCATGAGATCGTCGAGCAG GTTCTAGCTATAGAGGATATATTCAAACACAGGGTGACGAATGTCGTTTTCATGGGGATGGGCGAGCCGATGCTGAACTTGAAGTCAGTGTTGGAAGCCCACAGATGCTTGAACAAG GATGTGCAAATTGGGCAGAGGATGATAACGATATCGACGGTAGGTGTTCCCAACACGATCAAAATGTTAGCGTCGCACAAGCTTCAGTCAACCTTGGCCGTGAG CTTACATGCTCCTAACCAGAAACTGCGAGAAACAATAGTTCCGAGTGCAAAGGCTTATCCCTTGGATGCACTTATGCATGACTGTAAAGAATATTTCCTCGAAACTGGACGCCGAGTCTCCTTTGAGTATACTCTTTTAG CTGGGATCAATGATAAAAAAGAGCATGCGGTAGAACTTGCGGGGATGCTCCATCAATATGGTCGCAGCTATCACGTCAACTTGATACCTTTTAACCCAATAGAAGGTTCCGAGTACAGGAGGCCCTACAAAAAAGTG GTGCTAGCTTTTGTTGAAGCCCTAGAATCTCGAAAAATCACCGTAAGCGTTCGACAGACACGGGGACTTGATGCTAATGCGGCATGTGGGCAGCTGAGGAATGAGTTCCAGAAAAAACCACTCCTCGAGCCATCATCATCAGCCGAGCCTCAAGCCTTGCCGGTCTGA
- the LOC109709169 gene encoding AP3-complex subunit beta-A produces MFPQFGATAESLTKASSLVLRIGTDAHLYDDPDDVSIAPLLESRYDSEKCEGLKRLLALIAQGADVSHLFPQVVKNLASQSLEVKKLVYLYLLHYAEKRPNEALLSINCFQKDLSDTNPLVRAWALRAMAGIRLHVVAPLVLAAVTKCARDPSPYVRKCAAYALPKLYDLQQEDNTSLEELVCILLSDNSPGVIGAAATAFNSICPYNLLLIKRNFRRLCETLPDVEEWAQIILIEILLRYVVARHGLVKDSIMFASTSTLNSQSDQENAAFGTVGGEPNDFKLNRLMLRCYVEGQEEYLSPFQHIKEDGNDPDDLYLTTSMNDDVRILLRCTSPLLWSQNSAVVLAAAGVHWIMAPKNEVERIVRPILFILRSSCAAKHVMLCNIIVFAKTAPSLFAPYYEDFFISSSDPYQIKTLKLEILSTIATESSLPVILEEFQDYIKDPDRRFVADTVAAIGLCAQRLPTVASTCLEGLLALVLYESSVSNSHQLDGEADVLVQAIMSIKAIIKQDPSAYEKVIVRLIRSLEIIKEPAARALVIWIFGEYNSVGKIIPNVVPSVLKYLAWSFTSEEIDTKLQILNASAKVVLSTQGENLLTFKEIFQYIVELATHDLNYDVRDRARLVAKLLPYDNIFRSQELAEHILSVKLPPGSYLANNLRIYLPGSLSQIVLHAAPGYSPLPKPCSILSNAEAGEITKNMGIGISLEMNYPDSSSVSSIDESGSVYDSRNSDTGSIDSDEAGFASDPNENGRTIGTVDGQDALLVYLSDSNNYHGQTTQSNNENISELISTDLTEMMSKSALESWLDEQPKPSSAQKSEHSSSARISLTDQSIEIKPKPRILLDPVNSSGLDVKYAFSSEVSSNSPLLVCVELIFENVSAESLANIAIEDEESSRTVEPQDQVSEETARLLSANETPAIHPTEVIATLDPHQIVKKVIQVHFHHHLLPLKMAVLCNGKRHSVKLWPDIAYFLHPLSMDMKSFIEKERHLPGMFEYSRRCTFTDHLQELGHKENSSFQTDKILLVSKSFASKMLSNSNLHLVSIDMPVSSNIDDASGLCLRFSGEILSSSKPCLITVVAEGKVSGPLDVTVKVNCEDTMFGLNLLNRVVAFLH; encoded by the exons ATGTTTCCCCAGTTCGGGGCCACGGCGGAGAGCCTCACCAAGGCATCGTCCCTCGTGCTCCGCATCGGCACCGACGCCCACCTCTACGATGACCCCGACGACGTGAGCATCGCCCCGCTCCTCGAGAGCCGCTACGACTCCGAGAAGTGCGAGGGGCTCAAGCGCCTCCTCGCCCTCATCGCCCAGGGCGCCGACGTCTCCCACCTCTTCCCCCAg GTTGTGAAGAACTTGGCATCGCAATCACTGGAGGTGAAGAAGCTTGTGTACCTGTATCTGCTTCACTATGCCGAAAA GCGTCCAAATGAAGCTCTCCTGTCTATTAACTGTTTCCAGAAGGATTTATCAGATACAAATCCTCTAGTGCGAGCTTGGGCTCTACGTGCGATGGCAGGGATTCGTCTACATGTTGTCGCTCCTCTTGTATTAGCGGCTGTAACTAAGTGCGCAAGAGATCCATCTCCATATGTCAGAAAATGTGCTGCGTATGCACTTCCTAAGTTATACGACTTGCAACAGGAGGACAATACTTCTCTGGAGGAG CTTGTGTGTATCTTGTTGAGTGATAATTCTCCTGGTGTAATTGGAGCTGCTGCCACCGCCTTTAATTCCATTTGCCCGTATAATTTATTGCTGATAAAGAGAAATTTCCGAAGGCTATGTGAGACACTCCCAGATGTTGAAGAGTGGGCCCAGATTATTCTGATTGAGATCCTTTTACGTTATGTAGTAGCTAGGCACGGACTTGTGAAGGATTCCATTATGTTTGCTTCCACTTCTACCTTGAATTCACAATCCGATCAGGAAAATGCTGCTTTTGGTACTGTAGGTGGCGAGCCAAATGATTTTAAGTTGAATAGGTTGATGCTCCGATGTTATGTAGAGGGACAAGAGGAATATTTATCTCCGTTTCAGCATATAAAGGAAGATGGGAATGATCCTGATGACTTATATTTGACTACTAGTATGAATGATGATGTGAGGATTCTCTTGCGGTGTACATCACCTCTTCTGTGGAGTCAAAATAGTGCAGTTGTACTTGCTGCTGCCGGTGTGCACTGGATTATGGCTCCGAAAAATGAAGTTGAAAGGATTGTTAGGCCAATATTATTCATTCTGCGGTCATCTTGTGCTGCAAAACATGTG ATGCTATGCAACATAATAGTTTTTGCCAAGACAGCCCCTTCGCTTTTTGCACCTTACTATGAAGATTTCTTTATATCCAGTTCAGATCCATATCAGATCAAAACTTTGAAGCTTGAAATATTATCCACTATTGCCACGGAGTCATCCCTACCTGTAATACTTGAAGAATTCCAG GACTACATTAAAGATCCGGATAGGAGATTTGTTGCAGATACAGTTGCTGCAATTGGGTTATGCGCTCAACGGCTGCCTACTGTTGCCTCTACTTGCCTAGAAGGGCTTTTGGCACTTGTACTTTATG AATCATCTGTAAGCAATTCTCACCAGCTTGATGGGGAAGCTGATGTTTTGGTTCAAGCAATCATGTCaattaaagcaataataaaGCAAGATCCCTCTGCTTATGAGAAG GTGATTGTACGATTAATTCGAAGTTTGGAGATAATTAAGGAGCCTGCAGCACGTGCATTGGTTATATGGATTTTCGGAGAGTATAACTCTGTGGGAAAGATCATTCCTAATGTAGTACCCAGTGTGCTAAAATATCTAGCTTGGTCCTTTACTTCTGAAGAGATTGATACAAAGCTTCAAATCCTAAATGCTTCTGCCAAG GTTGTGTTATCCACCCAAGGAGAAAACCTGCTTACATTCAAAGAGATATTTCAGTATATTGTGGAGTTAGCAACACATGACTTGAACTATGATGTTCGTGATCGAGCTCGTCTTGTTGCAAAGCTTTTGCCATACGACAACATTTTTCGAAGTCAAGAGCTTGCTGAGCATATCCTAAGTGTAAAATTGCCTCCAGGATCTTATTTAGCTAATAATCTCCGGATTTATCTTCCTGGAAGTCTCTCACAGATAGTTCTTCATGCTGCTCCCGGATATTCACCTCTTCCAAAGCCTTGCAGTATACTGAGTAATGCTGAGGCcggtgaaattaccaaaaataTGGGAATAGGCATTTCTTTGGAAATGAACTATCCTGACAGTTCTTCTGTGTCTTCGATTGATGAGAGCGGCTCTGTTTATGATTCTCGAAATTCAGATACTGGCTCAATTGATAGTGATGAGGCTGGTTTCGCAAGCGATCCAAACGAAAATGGTCGTACAATTGGCACTGTAGATGGTCAAGATGCCCTTCTAGTTTATCTTTCTGACAGTAATAATTATCATGGTCAAACAACCCAAAGTAATAATGAAAATATATCCGAACTTATTTCTACAGATTTAACAGAGATGATGTCCAAGTCGGCACTGGAATCGTGGCTGGATGAGCAACCCAAACCATCATCTGCGCAAAAATCTGAACATTCTTCTTCTGCCAGAATTTCTTTAACTGATCAGAGCATTGAAATCAAACCTAAACCCCGCATATTGTTAGATCCTGTAAACAGCAGTGGATTAGATGTGAAATATGCCTTCTCATCTGAAGTTTCGAGCAACTCTCCTTTGCTAGTGTGTGTTGAACTGATTTTTGAGAATGTTTCTGCCGAGTCATTGGCAAATATAGCTATTGAAGATGAAGAATCTTCCCGAACTGTTGAACCTCAGGACCAAGTATCGGAAGAGACTGCAAG ACTCCTCTCAGCCAATGAAACGCCAGCCATACATCCTACAGAAGTGATTGCAACTCTAGATCCACATCAGATTGTGAAGAAAGTTATTCAAGTCCATTTCCATCATCACCTTTTGCCTCTCAAGATGGCTGTATTATGCAATGGGAAAAGGCATTCAGTGAAACTCTGGCCTGATATTGCTTATTTTCTACATCCGCTATCTATGGATATGAAATCCTTCATAGAGAAGGAACGGCACTTGCCTGGGATGTTCGAATATTCTAGAAG ATGCACCTTTACGGACCACCTTCAAGAGCTTGGACACAAGGAGAATAGCTCATTTCAAACCGATAAGATTCTTCTAGTCTCTAAAAGCTTTGCATCAAAAATGCTGAGCAACTCGAACCTTCACTTAGTCTCAATTGATATGCCGGTTTCTTCTAACATTGATGATGCATCCGGCCTTTGTTTGCGGTTTAGCGGCGAAATATTAAGCAGCTCAAAACCTTGCCTGATTACTGTTGTAGCCGAAGGTAAAGTTTCTGGACCATTAGATGTCACAGTAAAGGTCAATTGTGAAGATACCATGTTTGGTCTTAACTTGTTAAATAGAGTGGTGGCTTTTCTGCACTGA